From Lagenorhynchus albirostris chromosome 10, mLagAlb1.1, whole genome shotgun sequence, the proteins below share one genomic window:
- the VWA7 gene encoding von Willebrand factor A domain-containing protein 7 isoform X7, with protein sequence MPCRISTVTATGWNWGSSSHTLTSSGQGRGCGTWRKWTILPAPTVTSGAALGICWASHSSPLATLELIPPNLQIPFPNPGKCSHGGHFDQSSSQPPRGGINKDSTSPGFSPHHMLHLQAANLALLASIQAFSLLRSRLGDRGFSRLLDITPASSLSFVLDTTGSMGEEINAAKIQARHIVEQRRGGPMEPTHYVLVPFHDPGFGPVFTTSDPDSFWQQLNEIHALGGGDEPEMCLSALELALQHTPPLSDIFVFTDASPKDAFLTNRVESLTQERRCRVTFLLTEDPSRVQGRPRREVLSPLRFEPYEAVALASGGEVIFTKDQYIQDVAAIVGDSVADLVTLPLEPPVVVPERPLVFSVDGLLQRVTVRIHGEVSSFWIRNPAGVSQGQEEGEGPLGHTRRFGQFWMVRMNDPLQTGTWEIQVTAKGTPRVRVQAQTSLDFLFHFGIPMEDGPHPGLYPLTQPVAGLQTQLLVEVTGLGSRGNPGDPLPHFSHVVLRGVPHGAELGRVPLEPMGPRERGLLAASLPPTLLSTAGPFSLELIGQDGVGQGLHRVAPQPCAVVPVLLELSGPPGFLAPGTEAPLSLRIASFSGPQDLDLRTSVNPSFALTSNLSRVRLEQNESAWGCLWLKVPDTATSDSVVMVTVTAMDREASTVPPTHTFLRLLVRGPTPQDQLPAPVHSTDPVLTTTSPAFHLSTLVTPGRAGGGLVGNPWWGTVGAVLLLLGLASW encoded by the exons ATGCCTTGCAG GATTTCTACAGTCACAGCAACTGGGTGGAACTGGGGGAGCAGCAGCCACACCCTCACCTCCTCTGGCCAAGGCAGGGGCTGCGGAACCTGGCGCAAG TGGACGATCCTACCTGCTCCGACTGTGACGAGTGGAGCTGCCCTGGGAATTTGCTGGGCTTCACACTCCTCACCTCTGGCTACTTTGGAACTCATCCCTCCAAACCTCCAG ATCCCTTTCCCCAACCCAGGGAAATGTAGCCATGGGGGCCATTTTGACCAGAGCAGCTCCCAGCCACCACGGGGAGGCATCAACAAGGATAGCACATCCCCAGGCTTCTCCCCACACCACATGCTGCACCTCCAGGCTGCAAACCTGGCCCTTCTGGCCTCCATCCAGGCCTTCAGCCTCCTGCGAAGCCGCCTGGGAGACAGGGGTTTCTCCAG GCTGCTGGACATcaccccagcctccagcctgAGCTTCGTCCTGGATACCACAGGAAGTATGGGCGAGGAGATCAATGCTGCCAAAATCCAGGCTCGCCACATTGTGGAGCAGCGACGGGGCGGCCCCATGGAGCCCACCCACTATGTCCTGGTGCCTTTCCATGACCCAG gGTTTGGCCCCGTCTTTACAACCAGTGACCCTGACAGCTTCTGGCAACAACTCAATGAGATACATGCCTTGGGAGGTGGAGATGAGCCCGAGATGTGCCTGTCAGCCCTGGAg CTGGCCCTGCAACACACACCTCCACTCTCAGACATCTTTGTCTTCACTGACGCCTCCCCCAAGGATGCCTTTCTCACCAACCGGGTGGAATCTCTGACTCAGGAGCGGCGTTGCAGA GTCACATTCCTGTTGACTGAAGACCCATCTAGGGTTCAGGGCCGACCTCGGCGTGAGGTCTTGTCCCCTCTGCGTTTTGAGCCGTATGAAGCGGTGGCGCTGGCCTCAGGAGGAGAGGTGATCTTCACCAAAGACCAGTACATTCAGGATGTGGCAGCCATTGTTGGGGACAGCGTAGCTGACCTG GTGACCCTTCCCCTGGAGCCTCCTGTTGTGGTGCCTGAGAGGCCACTTGTGTTCAGTGTGGATGGGCTGCTCCAGAGGGTCACAGTCCGGATCCATGGGGAGGTCAGCAGCTTCTGGATCAGAAACCCTGCAG GGGTCTCCCAGGGCCAGGAGGAAGGTGAGGGGCCTCTAGGTCATACTCGCCGCTTCGGGCAGTTCTGGATGGTGCGCATGAATGACCCCCTGCAGACAGGAACCTGGGAGATCCAGGTCACAGCCAAGGGTACCCCCCGGGTGAGAGTGCAAG CCCAGACCTCCCTGGATTTCCTCTTCCACTTTGGGATCCCCATGGAGGATGGACCCCACCCTGGCCTCTACCCCCTGACTCAACCAGTTGCAG gTCTCCAGACCCAGCTGCTGGTAGAAGTGACAGGGCTGGGCTCCAGAGGAAACCCTGGAGATCCTCTGCCGCATTTCTCCCACGTCGTCCTTCGAGGGGTCCCGCACGGTGCCGAGCTGGGCCGGGTGCCTTTGGAGCCCATGGGACCCCGGGAGCGAGGTCTCCTCGCTGCCTCGCTACCGCCCACGCTTCTGTCCACCGCGGGACCCTTCTCTCTGGAGCTGATTGGCCAGgacggggtggggcagggcctgcACCGGGTGGCCCCCCAGCCCTGTGCTGTAGTTCCTGTCCTTCTGGAG CTCAGTGGTCCCCCGGGTTTCCTGGCGCCGGGCACCGAGGCCCCGCTCAGCCTCCGCATTGCCAGCTTCTCGGGCCCTCAGGATCTCGATCTTAGGACATCCGTCAACCCCAGCTTCGCTCTCACCTCCAACCTCTCCAG GGTTCGCCTGGAACAGAACGAGTCCGCCTGGGGGTGCCTGTGGCTGAAGGTACCAGACACAGCCACCTCAGACTCCGTGGTGATGGTGACTGTGACCGCGATGGATCGAGAAGCCAGCACAGTACCCCCCACCCATACCTTCCTCCGGCTCCTGGTGCGGGGCCCCACCCCGCAG gACCAGCTCCCTGCCCCCGTCCACTCGACTGACCCTGTCCTCACAACCACCAGCCCTGCCTTTCATCTTTCCACCTTGGTGACtccgggcagggctgggggagggctggtGGGCAACCCCTGGTGGGGCACAGTTGGAGCGGTGCTGCTCCTGCTAGGCCTGGCCTCCTGGTGA
- the VWA7 gene encoding von Willebrand factor A domain-containing protein 7 isoform X6 has product MLPTDEPLSHLGPSLLLLLQLQLLLAPASAFFPNIWSLLAAPGSITHQDLTEEAALNVTLQLFLEQPPPGRPPLRLEDFLGRTLLADNLFAAYFGPGSPSRRFRAALGEVSRANAAQDFLPTSRNDPDLHFDAERLGQGRARLVGALGETVVAARALDHSLARQRLGAALHALQDFYSHSNWVELGEQQPHPHLLWPRQGLRNLAQVDDPTCSDCDEWSCPGNLLGFTLLTSGYFGTHPSKPPGFGPVFTTSDPDSFWQQLNEIHALGGGDEPEMCLSALELALQHTPPLSDIFVFTDASPKDAFLTNRVESLTQERRCRVTFLLTEDPSRVQGRPRREVLSPLRFEPYEAVALASGGEVIFTKDQYIQDVAAIVGDSVADLVTLPLEPPVVVPERPLVFSVDGLLQRVTVRIHGEVSSFWIRNPAGVSQGQEEGEGPLGHTRRFGQFWMVRMNDPLQTGTWEIQVTAKGTPRVRVQAQTSLDFLFHFGIPMEDGPHPGLYPLTQPVAGLQTQLLVEVTGLGSRGNPGDPLPHFSHVVLRGVPHGAELGRVPLEPMGPRERGLLAASLPPTLLSTAGPFSLELIGQDGVGQGLHRVAPQPCAVVPVLLELSGPPGFLAPGTEAPLSLRIASFSGPQDLDLRTSVNPSFALTSNLSRVRLEQNESAWGCLWLKVPDTATSDSVVMVTVTAMDREASTVPPTHTFLRLLVRGPTPQDQLPAPVHSTDPVLTTTSPAFHLSTLVTPGRAGGGLVGNPWWGTVGAVLLLLGLASW; this is encoded by the exons ATGCTCCCCACGGACGAGCCCCTGTCCCAcctgggcccctcactgctgctgttgctgcagctgcagctgctgctggccCCCGCATCTGCCTTCTTCCCCAATATCTGGAGCCTCCTGGCTGCCCCCGGCTCCATCACCCACCAGGACCTGACCGAGGAGGCGGCACTCAACGTCACCCTGCAGCTCTTCCTGGAGCAGCCGCCCCCAGGTCGGCCCCCCCTTCGCCTTGAGGACTTCCTG GGCCGCACTCTCCTTGCTGACAACCTCTTTGCCGCCTACTTCGGACCTGGGTCTCCTTCCCGGCGGTTCCGAGCAGCCTTAGGAGAGGTGTCTCGTGCCAATGCCGCCCAGGACTTCCTGCCGACTTCCAGGAATGACCCTGACTTGCACTTTGAtgccgagcggctgggccaggGGCGCGCACGCCTGGTGGGAGCTCTAGGGGAGACTGTGGTGGCGGCCAGAGCCCTTGACCACAGCCTGGCCCGCCAGCGCCTCGGGGCTGCGCTTCATGCCTTGCAG GATTTCTACAGTCACAGCAACTGGGTGGAACTGGGGGAGCAGCAGCCACACCCTCACCTCCTCTGGCCAAGGCAGGGGCTGCGGAACCTGGCGCAAG TGGACGATCCTACCTGCTCCGACTGTGACGAGTGGAGCTGCCCTGGGAATTTGCTGGGCTTCACACTCCTCACCTCTGGCTACTTTGGAACTCATCCCTCCAAACCTCCAG gGTTTGGCCCCGTCTTTACAACCAGTGACCCTGACAGCTTCTGGCAACAACTCAATGAGATACATGCCTTGGGAGGTGGAGATGAGCCCGAGATGTGCCTGTCAGCCCTGGAg CTGGCCCTGCAACACACACCTCCACTCTCAGACATCTTTGTCTTCACTGACGCCTCCCCCAAGGATGCCTTTCTCACCAACCGGGTGGAATCTCTGACTCAGGAGCGGCGTTGCAGA GTCACATTCCTGTTGACTGAAGACCCATCTAGGGTTCAGGGCCGACCTCGGCGTGAGGTCTTGTCCCCTCTGCGTTTTGAGCCGTATGAAGCGGTGGCGCTGGCCTCAGGAGGAGAGGTGATCTTCACCAAAGACCAGTACATTCAGGATGTGGCAGCCATTGTTGGGGACAGCGTAGCTGACCTG GTGACCCTTCCCCTGGAGCCTCCTGTTGTGGTGCCTGAGAGGCCACTTGTGTTCAGTGTGGATGGGCTGCTCCAGAGGGTCACAGTCCGGATCCATGGGGAGGTCAGCAGCTTCTGGATCAGAAACCCTGCAG GGGTCTCCCAGGGCCAGGAGGAAGGTGAGGGGCCTCTAGGTCATACTCGCCGCTTCGGGCAGTTCTGGATGGTGCGCATGAATGACCCCCTGCAGACAGGAACCTGGGAGATCCAGGTCACAGCCAAGGGTACCCCCCGGGTGAGAGTGCAAG CCCAGACCTCCCTGGATTTCCTCTTCCACTTTGGGATCCCCATGGAGGATGGACCCCACCCTGGCCTCTACCCCCTGACTCAACCAGTTGCAG gTCTCCAGACCCAGCTGCTGGTAGAAGTGACAGGGCTGGGCTCCAGAGGAAACCCTGGAGATCCTCTGCCGCATTTCTCCCACGTCGTCCTTCGAGGGGTCCCGCACGGTGCCGAGCTGGGCCGGGTGCCTTTGGAGCCCATGGGACCCCGGGAGCGAGGTCTCCTCGCTGCCTCGCTACCGCCCACGCTTCTGTCCACCGCGGGACCCTTCTCTCTGGAGCTGATTGGCCAGgacggggtggggcagggcctgcACCGGGTGGCCCCCCAGCCCTGTGCTGTAGTTCCTGTCCTTCTGGAG CTCAGTGGTCCCCCGGGTTTCCTGGCGCCGGGCACCGAGGCCCCGCTCAGCCTCCGCATTGCCAGCTTCTCGGGCCCTCAGGATCTCGATCTTAGGACATCCGTCAACCCCAGCTTCGCTCTCACCTCCAACCTCTCCAG GGTTCGCCTGGAACAGAACGAGTCCGCCTGGGGGTGCCTGTGGCTGAAGGTACCAGACACAGCCACCTCAGACTCCGTGGTGATGGTGACTGTGACCGCGATGGATCGAGAAGCCAGCACAGTACCCCCCACCCATACCTTCCTCCGGCTCCTGGTGCGGGGCCCCACCCCGCAG gACCAGCTCCCTGCCCCCGTCCACTCGACTGACCCTGTCCTCACAACCACCAGCCCTGCCTTTCATCTTTCCACCTTGGTGACtccgggcagggctgggggagggctggtGGGCAACCCCTGGTGGGGCACAGTTGGAGCGGTGCTGCTCCTGCTAGGCCTGGCCTCCTGGTGA
- the VWA7 gene encoding von Willebrand factor A domain-containing protein 7 isoform X4: MLPTDEPLSHLGPSLLLLLQLQLLLAPASAFFPNIWSLLAAPGSITHQDLTEEAALNVTLQLFLEQPPPGRPPLRLEDFLGRTLLADNLFAAYFGPGSPSRRFRAALGEVSRANAAQDFLPTSRNDPDLHFDAERLGQGRARLVGALGETVVAARALDHSLARQRLGAALHALQDFYSHSNWVELGEQQPHPHLLWPRQGLRNLAQVDDPTCSDCDEWSCPGNLLGFTLLTSGYFGTHPSKPPGFSPHHMLHLQAANLALLASIQAFSLLRSRLGDRGFSRLLDITPASSLSFVLDTTGSMGEEINAAKIQARHIVEQRRGGPMEPTHYVLVPFHDPGFGPVFTTSDPDSFWQQLNEIHALGGGDEPEMCLSALELALQHTPPLSDIFVFTDASPKDAFLTNRVESLTQERRCRVTFLLTEDPSRVQGRPRREVLSPLRFEPYEAVALASGGEVIFTKDQYIQDVAAIVGDSVADLVTLPLEPPVVVPERPLVFSVDGLLQRVTVRIHGEVSSFWIRNPAGVSQGQEEGEGPLGHTRRFGQFWMVRMNDPLQTGTWEIQVTAKGTPRVRVQAQTSLDFLFHFGIPMEDGPHPGLYPLTQPVAGLQTQLLVEVTGLGSRGNPGDPLPHFSHVVLRGVPHGAELGRVPLEPMGPRERGLLAASLPPTLLSTAGPFSLELIGQDGVGQGLHRVAPQPCAVVPVLLELSGPPGFLAPGTEAPLSLRIASFSGPQDLDLRTSVNPSFALTSNLSRVRLEQNESAWGCLWLKVPDTATSDSVVMVTVTAMDREASTVPPTHTFLRLLVRGPTPQDQLPAPVHSTDPVLTTTSPAFHLSTLVTPGRAGGGLVGNPWWGTVGAVLLLLGLASW; the protein is encoded by the exons ATGCTCCCCACGGACGAGCCCCTGTCCCAcctgggcccctcactgctgctgttgctgcagctgcagctgctgctggccCCCGCATCTGCCTTCTTCCCCAATATCTGGAGCCTCCTGGCTGCCCCCGGCTCCATCACCCACCAGGACCTGACCGAGGAGGCGGCACTCAACGTCACCCTGCAGCTCTTCCTGGAGCAGCCGCCCCCAGGTCGGCCCCCCCTTCGCCTTGAGGACTTCCTG GGCCGCACTCTCCTTGCTGACAACCTCTTTGCCGCCTACTTCGGACCTGGGTCTCCTTCCCGGCGGTTCCGAGCAGCCTTAGGAGAGGTGTCTCGTGCCAATGCCGCCCAGGACTTCCTGCCGACTTCCAGGAATGACCCTGACTTGCACTTTGAtgccgagcggctgggccaggGGCGCGCACGCCTGGTGGGAGCTCTAGGGGAGACTGTGGTGGCGGCCAGAGCCCTTGACCACAGCCTGGCCCGCCAGCGCCTCGGGGCTGCGCTTCATGCCTTGCAG GATTTCTACAGTCACAGCAACTGGGTGGAACTGGGGGAGCAGCAGCCACACCCTCACCTCCTCTGGCCAAGGCAGGGGCTGCGGAACCTGGCGCAAG TGGACGATCCTACCTGCTCCGACTGTGACGAGTGGAGCTGCCCTGGGAATTTGCTGGGCTTCACACTCCTCACCTCTGGCTACTTTGGAACTCATCCCTCCAAACCTCCAG GCTTCTCCCCACACCACATGCTGCACCTCCAGGCTGCAAACCTGGCCCTTCTGGCCTCCATCCAGGCCTTCAGCCTCCTGCGAAGCCGCCTGGGAGACAGGGGTTTCTCCAG GCTGCTGGACATcaccccagcctccagcctgAGCTTCGTCCTGGATACCACAGGAAGTATGGGCGAGGAGATCAATGCTGCCAAAATCCAGGCTCGCCACATTGTGGAGCAGCGACGGGGCGGCCCCATGGAGCCCACCCACTATGTCCTGGTGCCTTTCCATGACCCAG gGTTTGGCCCCGTCTTTACAACCAGTGACCCTGACAGCTTCTGGCAACAACTCAATGAGATACATGCCTTGGGAGGTGGAGATGAGCCCGAGATGTGCCTGTCAGCCCTGGAg CTGGCCCTGCAACACACACCTCCACTCTCAGACATCTTTGTCTTCACTGACGCCTCCCCCAAGGATGCCTTTCTCACCAACCGGGTGGAATCTCTGACTCAGGAGCGGCGTTGCAGA GTCACATTCCTGTTGACTGAAGACCCATCTAGGGTTCAGGGCCGACCTCGGCGTGAGGTCTTGTCCCCTCTGCGTTTTGAGCCGTATGAAGCGGTGGCGCTGGCCTCAGGAGGAGAGGTGATCTTCACCAAAGACCAGTACATTCAGGATGTGGCAGCCATTGTTGGGGACAGCGTAGCTGACCTG GTGACCCTTCCCCTGGAGCCTCCTGTTGTGGTGCCTGAGAGGCCACTTGTGTTCAGTGTGGATGGGCTGCTCCAGAGGGTCACAGTCCGGATCCATGGGGAGGTCAGCAGCTTCTGGATCAGAAACCCTGCAG GGGTCTCCCAGGGCCAGGAGGAAGGTGAGGGGCCTCTAGGTCATACTCGCCGCTTCGGGCAGTTCTGGATGGTGCGCATGAATGACCCCCTGCAGACAGGAACCTGGGAGATCCAGGTCACAGCCAAGGGTACCCCCCGGGTGAGAGTGCAAG CCCAGACCTCCCTGGATTTCCTCTTCCACTTTGGGATCCCCATGGAGGATGGACCCCACCCTGGCCTCTACCCCCTGACTCAACCAGTTGCAG gTCTCCAGACCCAGCTGCTGGTAGAAGTGACAGGGCTGGGCTCCAGAGGAAACCCTGGAGATCCTCTGCCGCATTTCTCCCACGTCGTCCTTCGAGGGGTCCCGCACGGTGCCGAGCTGGGCCGGGTGCCTTTGGAGCCCATGGGACCCCGGGAGCGAGGTCTCCTCGCTGCCTCGCTACCGCCCACGCTTCTGTCCACCGCGGGACCCTTCTCTCTGGAGCTGATTGGCCAGgacggggtggggcagggcctgcACCGGGTGGCCCCCCAGCCCTGTGCTGTAGTTCCTGTCCTTCTGGAG CTCAGTGGTCCCCCGGGTTTCCTGGCGCCGGGCACCGAGGCCCCGCTCAGCCTCCGCATTGCCAGCTTCTCGGGCCCTCAGGATCTCGATCTTAGGACATCCGTCAACCCCAGCTTCGCTCTCACCTCCAACCTCTCCAG GGTTCGCCTGGAACAGAACGAGTCCGCCTGGGGGTGCCTGTGGCTGAAGGTACCAGACACAGCCACCTCAGACTCCGTGGTGATGGTGACTGTGACCGCGATGGATCGAGAAGCCAGCACAGTACCCCCCACCCATACCTTCCTCCGGCTCCTGGTGCGGGGCCCCACCCCGCAG gACCAGCTCCCTGCCCCCGTCCACTCGACTGACCCTGTCCTCACAACCACCAGCCCTGCCTTTCATCTTTCCACCTTGGTGACtccgggcagggctgggggagggctggtGGGCAACCCCTGGTGGGGCACAGTTGGAGCGGTGCTGCTCCTGCTAGGCCTGGCCTCCTGGTGA